A single region of the Raphanus sativus cultivar WK10039 chromosome 1, ASM80110v3, whole genome shotgun sequence genome encodes:
- the LOC130509099 gene encoding uncharacterized protein LOC130509099 — protein sequence MANLVPGVLLKLLQHMNTDVKIAGEHRSSLLQVISIVPALAGGELFPNQGFYLKVSDSSHATYVSLPDEHDDLILSDKLQLGQFIHVDRVESSSPVPILRGVRPVPGRHPCLGTPEDIVAADALGFLSDDSKKKVKSVTSEVERGVGNNNNNNNSRVSVSSSSKDESSKKALVRAKSGKTSLVLDVKKEALGKVKTSFSSSGGSKSIPSSPTSCYSLPTSFAKFANGVKQHQQQHVKPKAALEKGSPRMMGLLSERGRSPLRVESPSVVGKKLPMIKSFVQGIEFGAKALRKSWEGNLDIRGSDSSRLKVAKRDSTPDSRSLTGPRKSTSSEKLPSKQERANVFAKSSKEQSKTQSTKKVETAGVVDTKDKTSKPKSTSVGKKSTGENGLPGNLVKVPVNSKRLASATVQWGSLPSSLSRLGQEVLRHRDAAQVVAIEAMQEASASESLLQCLIMYNDLMSTAKEDDPLPVVEQFLKLHSGLKNAQITTDSLSKLISSTSSPENEENKSEEAVKVAAEKQKLAASWVQAALVTNLSAFSVYTNKPTKSTASKSKPVIILETPGNNPTGKPRGSVQTRPTVGSKLVAQGMIRKHRENSSSQKANTVAAAAGSESPPLNWVKGNGLNEATDLAEKLQTVSQDWFLGFVERFLDADVVETSSNLSDNGQIAGMLSQLKSVNDWLDEIGSKEDEEGLQEVSKETIDRLRKKIYEYLLTHVESAAAALGGGGSVSSPRPKPIETKSKR from the exons ATGGCGAATCTAGTCCCCGGCGTCCTCCTCAAGCTCCTCCAGCACATGAACACCGACGTCAAAATCGCCGGAGAGCACAGGTCATCCCTCCTACAAGTAATCAGCATCGTCCCGGCGCTAGCCGGAGGCGAGCTGTTCCCGAACCAGGGCTTCTACCTCAAAGTCTCCGACTCCTCCCACGCCACCTACGTCTCTCTCCCCGACGAGCACGACGATCTGATCCTGAGCGATAAGCTCCAGTTAGGTCAGTTCATCCACGTGGACAGAGTCGAATCCTCTTCCCCCGTCCCCATCCTCCGCGGCGTTAGGCCCGTCCCCGGTAGGCATCCTTGTCTCGGCACTCCCGAGGATATAGTGGCTGCGGATGCCTTAGGGTTCCTTAGTGATGATAGCAAGAAGAAGGTTAAGTCGGTTACTAGTGAGGTTGAGAGAGGAGTAgggaataataataataataataatagtagagTGAGTGTTAGTAGTAGCTCTAAAGATGAGTCTTCTAAGAAGGCTTTGGTACGAGCCAAGTCTGGTAAGACGAGTTTGGTTTTGGATGTGAAGAAGGAAGCGTTGGGGAAGGTGAAGACTTCTTTTTCCTCTTCCGGGGGTTCGAAATCGATACCTTCTTCGCCAACTAGTTGTTATTCTTTGCCTACTTCTTTTGCCAAGTTTGCGAATGGGGTTAAGCAGCATCAGCAGCAGCATGTGAAGCCGAAGGCCGCTTTGGAGAAAGGCTCTCCGAGGATGATGGGGTTGTTGTCGGAGAGAGGGAGGTCTCCGCTTAGAGTGGAGAGTCCGAGCGTTGTTGGGAAGAAGCTTCCCATGATTAAGAGTTTCGTGCAGGGGATTGAGTTTGGAGCTAAGGCGCTGAGGAAAAGCTGGGAAGGGAATTTGGATATTAGGGGTTCTGATAGCTCGAGATTGAAGGTTGCTAAACGTGATTCGACCCCTGATTCTCGGAGTTTAACT GGTCCGAGGAAAAGCACATCTAGTGAGAAGCTGCCAAGCAAACAGGAGAGGGCTAACGTATTTGCAAAATCATCCAAGGAGCAGAGTAAAACCCAGTCAACTAAGAAGGTCGAGACAGCAGGAGTGGTGGACACCAAGGATAAAACGAGTAAACCTAAATCTACATCCGTAGGAAAGAAATCTACTGGTGAGAATGGGTTGCCTGGGAATTTGGTCAAGGTCCCTGTTAATAGTAAAAGATTAGCATCTGCCACTGTCCAATGGGGTTCACTCCCCTCATCTCTTTCAAGGCTAGGACAG GAAGTCTTGAGGCATAGAGATGCTGCTCAAGTTGTTGCAATAGAAGCCATGCAAGAAGCATCTGCTTCCGAGAGCTTACTTCAATGCCTCAT TATGTACAACGATCTTATGTCAACGGCTAAGGAAGATGATCCATTGCCTGTCGTTGAGCAGTTCTTGAAACTCCACTCCGGTCTGAAGAACGCTCAAATAACAACCGATTCATTGTCCAAATTAATTTCTTCAACATCCTCCCCAGAAAATGAAGAGAACAAATCTGAGGAAGCTGTAAAAGTGGCTGCAGAAAAGCAGAAACTAGCAGCCTCTTGGGTCCAAGCTGCGTTAGTCACTAACTTATCAGCCTTCTCTGTCTACACCAACAAACCAACCAAATCTACTGCATCCAAGAGCAAACCCGTGATCATACTCGAGACCCCCGGCAATAATCCCACCGGGAAACCACGTGGAAGCGTCCAAACCCGGCCAACGGTTGGATCTAAACTCGTGGCGCAAGGCATGATACGTAAACACAGAGAAAACAGTAGCAGCCAAAAGGCCAACACggtagcagcagcagcaggaTCAGAATCTCCACCGCTAAACTGGGTGAAAGGGAACGGTCTGAACGAGGCAACCGATCTAGCGGAGAAGTTGCAAACGGTATCTCAAGATTGGTTTTTGGGTTTCGTGGAGAGATTCTTGGACGCAGACGTTGTGGAGACGTCTTCGAACCTGTCTGATAACGGACAGATAGCTGGGATGCTGTCTCAGCTGAAGAGTGTGAATGACTGGTTAGACGAGATTGGTtcaaaagaagatgaagaagggtTACAAGAAGTCTCAAAGGAAACAATAGATAGATTACGTAAGAAGATATACGAGTATCTTCTCACGCATGTGGAGTCAGCAGCTGCAGCGCTTGGTGGTGGCGGCTCCGTCTCTTCTCCTAGACCCAAACCAATCGAAACCAAATCAAAGAGATGA
- the LOC130509133 gene encoding PRA1 family protein E-like, whose product MNQKPPPPPYGYGGGPSSSSPSNTTIGTLSARAKQTTQSVIATLRPWRMLLDLSAVSLPRKYDEAMANLRQNLSYFRANYALAVLGIVFLGLVYHPISMAAFIVVFVAWILLYFSRDGSDPIVVSGREVDDRIVLGLLSVVTVLALVYTDVGENVLVSLIVGLLMVGAHAAVRNTGDLFIDEESARQGGLVSAGSVNRGTGSYTPI is encoded by the coding sequence ATGAATCAAAagcctcctcctccgccgtacGGTTACGGTGGAGGACCTTCTTCATCCTCCCCTTCGAACACAACCATCGGGACGTTAAGTGCACGCGCCAAGCAGACGACGCAATCGGTGATCGCCACGCTCCGTCCATGGCGAATGCTTCTGGATCTGTCCGCGGTCTCTCTCCCTCGCAAATACGACGAGGCCATGGCCAACCTGAGGCAGAACCTCTCTTACTTCCGCGCGAACTACGCGCTCGCCGTCCTCGGGATCGTTTTCCTCGGCCTCGTCTACCACCCGATATCTATGGCCGCGTTTATCGTCGTCTTCGTCGCGTGGATCCTCCTCTACTTCTCCCGCGACGGCAGCGATCCGATCGTGGTATCTGGGAGAGAAGTCGATGACCGGATTGTCCTGGGTTTACTTAGCGTGGTGACGGTTTTGGCGTTGGTTTACACAGATGTAGGCGAGAACGTTCTGGTTTCGCTCATCGTTGGTTTGCTCATGGTCGGTGCTCATGCCGCTGTTCGTAATACCGGTGATTTGTTTATTGATGAAGAATCTGCTCGCCAAGGTGGTCTGGTCTCTGCCGGTTCAGTAAACCGGGGAACGGGAAGTTATACCCCAATTTGA
- the LOC108806120 gene encoding prefoldin subunit 4, producing MQQQGKSSGSEMEVTWQDQQNINTFSRFNNRFHELEDEIKFAKEKCDNLEDAGNELILADEEMVRFQIGEVFAHVPKDEVETRIEEMKEATCKSLEKLEQEKESLVSQMAELKKVLYAKFKDSINLEED from the exons ATGCAGCAGCAA GGGAAGAGTAGTGGATCTGAGATGGAGGTGACTTGGCAGGACCAGCAGAACATTAATACCTTCAGCCGCTTCAACAATCGATTCCATGAACTCGAAGACGAAATCAAATTCGCCAAG GAGAAGTGTGATAATCTGGAGGACGCAGGGAACGAGCTGATCCTTGCTGATGAGGAGATGGTGCGGTTTCAGATCGGAGAAGTCTTTGCTCATGTGCCCAAGGATGAGGTGGAAACAAGGATTGAAGAGATGAAAGAGGCCACCTGCAAATCCCTTGAGAAGCTCGAGCAAGAGAAGGAATCACTCGTCTCACAAATGGCTGAGCTTAAGAAGGTGTTGTATGCTAAGTTCAAGGATTCTATCAACCTTGAAGAAGATTGA